One genomic window of Microbacterium sp. BH-3-3-3 includes the following:
- a CDS encoding AAA family ATPase, producing the protein MSRGDEWLHDPRPVQRVKLFRDAPVDHTAWPATVPAVAQFLEVAAGDGWEFGPGVTFLVGENGSGKSTLIEGIAEAAGLPAEGGSTNGGTETRRSESALGEWLRIERSPRAPRWGFFLRAETMHGYYSWREELGGPAPSLHEMSHGESFNALLDEALDHEHYVAGLACLDEPEAALSFSSTLRWLASLDRMRSRGTQVICATHSPVLAALPGATILELGEWGIRESAWEDLELVRLHRGFLDAPGRYLRHLLE; encoded by the coding sequence GTGAGCCGCGGCGACGAGTGGCTGCACGACCCGCGGCCGGTGCAGCGGGTGAAGCTGTTCCGCGATGCCCCCGTCGACCACACCGCGTGGCCGGCGACCGTGCCGGCGGTGGCGCAGTTTCTCGAGGTCGCGGCGGGCGACGGGTGGGAGTTCGGTCCCGGCGTCACTTTTCTCGTCGGCGAGAACGGTTCGGGCAAGTCCACCCTCATCGAGGGCATCGCCGAGGCCGCCGGGCTTCCCGCCGAGGGGGGCTCGACGAACGGCGGCACCGAGACCCGCCGCAGCGAAAGCGCCCTCGGCGAGTGGCTGCGTATCGAGCGCAGCCCCCGCGCGCCGCGCTGGGGCTTCTTCTTACGCGCCGAGACCATGCACGGCTACTACTCGTGGCGCGAAGAACTGGGCGGCCCGGCGCCGAGCCTGCATGAGATGAGCCACGGCGAGTCGTTCAACGCCCTGCTCGACGAAGCCCTCGACCACGAGCACTACGTTGCGGGCCTCGCGTGCCTCGACGAGCCCGAGGCGGCCCTGTCGTTCTCGTCGACGCTGCGCTGGCTGGCGTCGCTCGACCGCATGCGCTCACGCGGAACGCAGGTCATCTGCGCCACCCACTCCCCCGTGCTCGCCGCCCTGCCGGGGGCGACGATCCTCGAGCTCGGCGAGTGGGGCATTCGCGAGAGCGCGTGGGAAGACCTGGAGCTGGTGCGATTGCACCGGGGATTCTTGGACGCGCCGGGACGGTATCTACGGCATCTGCTGGAGTGA
- a CDS encoding dolichyl-phosphate-mannose--protein mannosyltransferase: protein MSTVGPPLLAPIERTRLDRWRDAMLLDPRGLRVWRWLAPALVTVVAAVLRLIDLGNPHQLVFDETYYVKDSWSQWVLGYPSTWPEGADASFAAGDTDVFTGIGSYVVHPPLGRILLGAGMAVLGPDSATGWRLSAAVFGTATVLLIYLFARTLTRSIPLATVASGLFAIDGLGIVLSRIALLDIFLTFFVVLTFWFVALDHRRTGDRLARLVSAREGDPPRWGPILWNRPWLLAAGAAAGAATGVKWSGLYVLAGVGIYAVVTDALARRRAGVVQWPMDAVRQGLASFVLLVPVAAVVYLASWSGWLFTSGGYMRGLAASASGFWSWVPQPLQNLWAYHQEMYNFHVGLVTPHSYASPAWQWPLLVRPTSMYWHQDDFGVNGCALPDGCTEAISSLANPLIWWAGVAASVYLLVRFVIVRDWRQALVLTGLAATYVPWLLYPERTIFQFYTVAMLPFLVLALAFALRDIAQGTRGMSRAGGQGVVLVFVVVCVGISAFWYPVWAGLPVPYEFWRLHNWLPTWI, encoded by the coding sequence GTGAGCACCGTCGGCCCTCCTCTGCTGGCCCCGATCGAGCGAACGCGACTCGACCGGTGGCGTGACGCGATGCTCCTCGATCCCCGGGGTCTGCGCGTGTGGCGATGGCTGGCTCCCGCCCTCGTCACCGTCGTGGCGGCCGTGCTGCGTCTGATCGACCTCGGCAATCCGCACCAGCTCGTGTTCGACGAGACCTACTACGTGAAGGACTCGTGGAGCCAGTGGGTGCTCGGGTACCCCTCGACGTGGCCCGAGGGCGCCGACGCCAGCTTCGCCGCCGGTGACACCGACGTCTTCACCGGCATCGGCAGCTACGTCGTGCACCCCCCGCTCGGACGCATCCTGCTCGGTGCCGGCATGGCGGTGCTCGGCCCCGACTCCGCGACCGGATGGCGCCTGTCGGCCGCGGTCTTCGGCACGGCCACGGTGCTGCTGATCTACCTGTTCGCGCGGACGCTGACGCGATCGATTCCGCTGGCGACCGTGGCATCCGGTCTCTTCGCCATCGACGGCCTCGGCATCGTGCTGAGCCGCATCGCGCTGCTCGACATCTTTCTCACGTTCTTCGTCGTGCTGACGTTCTGGTTCGTCGCCCTCGATCACCGGCGCACCGGCGATCGTCTGGCCCGCCTCGTCTCGGCGCGCGAGGGCGATCCGCCCCGGTGGGGGCCGATCCTCTGGAACCGCCCCTGGCTGCTCGCCGCGGGCGCCGCAGCGGGAGCCGCGACCGGCGTGAAGTGGTCGGGCCTGTACGTGCTCGCCGGGGTCGGGATCTACGCCGTCGTCACCGACGCGCTCGCGCGCCGCCGCGCGGGTGTCGTGCAGTGGCCGATGGATGCCGTGCGCCAGGGCCTCGCCTCGTTCGTGCTGCTCGTGCCGGTCGCCGCCGTCGTGTACCTCGCGAGCTGGTCGGGCTGGCTGTTCACCTCGGGCGGGTACATGCGCGGCCTCGCCGCGTCGGCGAGCGGGTTCTGGTCGTGGGTGCCGCAGCCCCTGCAGAACCTGTGGGCCTATCACCAGGAGATGTACAACTTCCACGTCGGGCTCGTCACCCCGCACAGCTACGCCAGCCCCGCCTGGCAGTGGCCGTTGCTCGTTCGCCCGACGTCGATGTACTGGCACCAAGACGACTTCGGGGTGAACGGCTGCGCCCTGCCGGACGGCTGCACCGAGGCGATCTCGAGCCTCGCGAACCCGCTCATCTGGTGGGCCGGGGTCGCGGCATCCGTGTATCTGCTCGTGCGGTTCGTCATCGTGCGGGACTGGCGCCAGGCGCTGGTGCTGACGGGGCTCGCCGCCACCTACGTGCCGTGGCTGCTGTACCCCGAGCGCACGATCTTCCAGTTCTACACGGTGGCGATGCTGCCGTTCCTGGTGCTCGCGCTCGCATTCGCCCTGCGTGACATCGCTCAGGGGACGCGCGGCATGTCGCGCGCGGGCGGTCAGGGTGTCGTGCTCGTCTTCGTGGTGGTGTGCGTGGGGATCTCGGCGTTCTGGTACCCCGTGTGGGCGGGGCTGCCGGTGCCGTACGAGTTCTGGCGCCTGCACAACTGGCTGCCCACCTGGATCTGA
- the rsmI gene encoding 16S rRNA (cytidine(1402)-2'-O)-methyltransferase, whose protein sequence is MIILAATPIGNLGDASRRLIEALENATVVAAEDTRTTQRLMAGLGVENRPRLIALHDHNEKERAAELVELARVDDLLVLSDAGMPTVSDPGYGLVAAAAAAGVTVTALPGPSAVVTALAVAGLPTDRFAFEGFPRRKPGDRRRAFAQLASEERTLVFFESPSRLASTLDDLAATFGADRPAAVCRELTKLYEEVKRGTLAELAAWAAEGVRGEIAIVVGGASAREVAFPDAVTQVLELVRGGTRLKEAAAEVASLTGHSSRELYQAGLAVKR, encoded by the coding sequence GTGATCATCCTCGCGGCGACGCCCATCGGCAACCTGGGTGACGCCTCGCGGCGTCTCATCGAAGCGCTCGAGAACGCCACCGTCGTGGCGGCGGAAGACACGCGCACCACCCAGCGGCTCATGGCCGGCCTCGGCGTCGAGAACCGTCCTCGCCTGATCGCGCTGCACGATCACAACGAGAAGGAGCGCGCCGCCGAACTCGTCGAGCTCGCGCGCGTCGACGACCTCCTCGTGTTGAGCGACGCGGGCATGCCCACCGTCAGCGACCCCGGTTACGGTCTGGTCGCCGCGGCGGCCGCCGCCGGCGTCACGGTCACCGCCCTGCCCGGTCCGAGTGCGGTCGTCACCGCCCTCGCGGTGGCGGGACTCCCCACCGACCGCTTCGCCTTCGAGGGGTTCCCCCGCCGCAAGCCCGGCGACCGGCGTCGCGCCTTCGCGCAGCTGGCGTCGGAGGAACGCACCCTGGTGTTCTTCGAGTCGCCGTCGCGGCTGGCATCCACTCTCGACGACCTCGCCGCCACCTTCGGCGCGGATCGCCCCGCGGCGGTCTGCCGCGAGCTCACCAAGCTGTACGAAGAGGTCAAGCGCGGAACCCTCGCCGAACTCGCCGCCTGGGCGGCCGAGGGCGTGCGCGGAGAGATCGCGATCGTCGTGGGCGGCGCCAGTGCGCGCGAGGTCGCATTCCCGGATGCCGTGACCCAGGTGCTCGAACTCGTGCGCGGCGGCACGCGACTCAAAGAGGCCGCGGCCGAGGTGGCGTCGTTGACCGGCCACTCCTCGCGCGAGCTGTACCAGGCGGGACTGGCCGTCAAACGCTGA
- the metG gene encoding methionine--tRNA ligase produces the protein MTSGRSFYITTPIYYPSDLPHIGHGYTTVAVDTLARWHRQAGDDTWMLTGTDEHGQKMLRAAAANGVTPQEWVDKLVTESWFPLLETLDVANDDFIRTTQPRHEERVQQFVQALFDRGYIYAGEYEALYCVGCEEFKPEAEIVDGTGPFEGLKVCAIHSKPLELLQEKNYFFKLSEFQDRLLELYKTEPDFVRPESARNEVVSFVRSGLKDLSISRSAFDWGITVPWDPSHVIYVWVDALLNYATAVGYGTDPVTGEVAEEFARRWPAFHVVGKDILRFHAVIWPAMLMAAGLDVPRGVFAHGWLLVGGEKMSKSKLTGIAPTEITDVFGSDAYRFYFLSAIAFGQDGSFSWEDLSARYQAELANGFGNLASRTIAMIEKYFAGIVPPAGEYAEGDFAIQRIVADAAASADAAVERFRIDEAIQSIWTIVDALNGYITENEPWALAKDETKRERLGTVLYTAAEGLRALAVLLSPVMPVATDKLWTALGAAESLGGVRDQPLREAGAWGVLRAGTSVAGLSPLFPRVEQA, from the coding sequence GTGACTTCCGGCCGATCCTTCTACATCACGACGCCGATCTACTACCCCAGCGATCTGCCCCACATCGGGCACGGGTACACGACCGTCGCCGTCGACACGCTCGCGCGCTGGCACCGCCAGGCGGGCGACGACACCTGGATGCTCACGGGCACCGACGAGCACGGCCAGAAGATGCTGCGCGCGGCCGCCGCCAACGGCGTGACCCCGCAGGAGTGGGTCGACAAGCTCGTCACCGAGTCGTGGTTCCCGCTGCTCGAGACCCTCGACGTCGCCAACGACGACTTCATCCGCACGACGCAGCCCCGCCACGAGGAGCGCGTGCAGCAGTTCGTGCAGGCTCTCTTCGACCGCGGCTACATCTACGCGGGCGAGTACGAGGCCCTGTACTGCGTGGGCTGCGAGGAGTTCAAGCCCGAAGCCGAGATCGTCGACGGGACCGGGCCGTTCGAGGGGCTCAAAGTCTGCGCGATCCACTCCAAGCCGCTCGAGCTGCTGCAAGAGAAGAACTACTTCTTCAAGCTCAGCGAGTTCCAGGACCGCCTGCTCGAGCTGTACAAGACCGAGCCCGACTTCGTGCGCCCCGAGTCGGCGCGCAACGAGGTCGTGTCGTTCGTGCGCAGCGGTCTGAAAGACCTGTCGATCTCGCGCTCGGCCTTCGACTGGGGCATCACGGTTCCGTGGGACCCCTCGCACGTCATCTACGTGTGGGTCGATGCGCTGCTCAACTACGCCACCGCCGTGGGCTACGGCACCGACCCGGTCACCGGAGAGGTCGCCGAGGAGTTCGCCCGCCGCTGGCCCGCGTTCCACGTCGTCGGCAAAGACATCCTGCGCTTCCACGCCGTCATCTGGCCGGCCATGCTCATGGCCGCCGGCCTCGACGTGCCCCGCGGCGTCTTCGCGCACGGCTGGCTGCTCGTCGGCGGCGAGAAGATGTCGAAGTCCAAGCTCACCGGCATCGCGCCCACCGAGATCACCGACGTCTTCGGCTCCGACGCGTACCGCTTCTACTTCCTCTCCGCGATCGCCTTCGGCCAGGACGGCTCCTTCTCGTGGGAAGACCTGTCGGCCCGCTATCAGGCCGAGCTCGCCAACGGCTTCGGCAACCTGGCATCCCGCACCATCGCGATGATCGAGAAGTACTTCGCGGGGATCGTGCCCCCGGCCGGCGAATACGCCGAGGGCGATTTCGCCATTCAGCGGATCGTGGCGGATGCCGCGGCCTCCGCCGACGCGGCCGTGGAGCGGTTCCGCATCGACGAGGCCATCCAGTCGATCTGGACGATCGTCGACGCGCTCAACGGCTACATCACCGAGAACGAGCCGTGGGCCCTGGCGAAAGACGAGACGAAGCGCGAGCGCCTCGGCACCGTGCTGTACACCGCCGCGGAGGGACTGCGCGCCCTCGCGGTGCTGTTGTCGCCCGTCATGCCCGTCGCGACCGACAAGCTGTGGACCGCCCTCGGTGCCGCCGAGAGCCTGGGCGGCGTGCGCGATCAGCCCCTCCGCGAAGCGGGAGCCTGGGGCGTGCTGCGGGCGGGGACGTCGGTCGCCGGCCTGTCGCCGCTGTTCCCGCGCGTCGAGCAGGCGTGA
- a CDS encoding TatD family hydrolase — protein sequence MDGVDPSQYVRERSVDGRRDVSYPPAPEPLGVPVYDNHTHLEIEDGDTGLSLDEQLERALAVGVNGVVQAGGDIDSSRWSAWAARTHPRVLAAVAVHPNEAPVYERAGELDAAIAVIDELAAEPRVRAIGETGLDFFRTEADGFPAQMRSFEAHIELAKKHGIAMQIHDRDAHEAVLETLERVGAPDKTVFHCFSGDADMARIAADRGYYLSFAGNVTFKNAQNLRDALAVTPRQRILVETDAPFLTPAPYRGRPNAPYLIPVTLRFLAAELRIDADELAVQVAANTLEVYGEF from the coding sequence ATCGACGGCGTCGATCCCAGCCAGTACGTGCGCGAGCGCTCGGTCGACGGGCGCCGCGACGTGAGCTACCCGCCCGCGCCCGAGCCGCTCGGCGTACCCGTCTACGACAACCACACGCACCTCGAGATCGAAGACGGCGACACCGGCCTGTCGCTCGACGAGCAGCTGGAGCGGGCCCTGGCGGTGGGTGTCAACGGCGTCGTGCAGGCCGGCGGCGACATCGACTCGTCGCGGTGGTCGGCGTGGGCGGCGCGCACGCACCCGCGTGTGCTCGCGGCCGTGGCCGTGCACCCCAACGAGGCCCCCGTGTACGAGCGGGCGGGGGAGTTGGATGCCGCGATCGCGGTCATCGACGAGCTCGCCGCCGAGCCGCGCGTGCGGGCGATCGGCGAGACGGGCCTGGACTTCTTCCGCACCGAGGCCGACGGCTTCCCGGCGCAGATGCGGTCGTTCGAGGCGCACATCGAGCTTGCCAAGAAGCACGGCATCGCCATGCAGATCCACGATCGCGATGCCCACGAAGCCGTACTCGAGACGCTGGAGCGCGTCGGCGCTCCCGACAAGACGGTGTTCCACTGCTTCTCGGGCGACGCCGACATGGCGCGCATCGCGGCCGACCGCGGGTACTACCTGTCGTTCGCGGGCAACGTCACGTTCAAGAACGCGCAGAACCTGCGCGACGCGCTGGCCGTCACGCCGCGCCAGCGCATCCTCGTCGAGACCGACGCCCCGTTCCTCACCCCGGCACCGTACCGCGGCCGCCCGAACGCGCCGTACCTCATCCCCGTGACGCTGCGGTTCCTGGCGGCCGAGCTGCGAATCGATGCCGACGAACTCGCCGTGCAGGTCGCCGCGAACACGCTCGAGGTCTACGGGGAGTTCTAG
- a CDS encoding sugar porter family MFS transporter: MSQTQSIPANSFTLRSPFGRRAVVLSIAAAVGGFLFGFDSSVINGAVQSIETEYTKAPTLTGFVVAIALIGCAVGAIAAGALSDRFGRLKVMMIGAVLFFASSIGSALTFSVLDLTIWRVIGGLGIGIASVVAPAYIAEVAPRQIRGSLASLQQLAITLGIFAALLSNAVLVGIAGGTADNQLWWGLEAWRWMFLIGVVPAAVYGLLAFTMPESPRFLLARGRTDEARAVFARLVPPADLEKTLTELTNGLEADRRNKSASLAGKALGLQPIVWIGIILSVFQQFVGINVIFYYSTSLWRAVGFDESNSLLIGVITSVTNVLVTLIAIWLVDRVGRKPLLLVGSALMALSLGTMALAFSFATGSGQDVSLPGAWGPVALVAANLFVVGFGASWGPLVWVLLGEIFPSRIRGKALGVAAGAQWLANFLVSWTFPQLADWSLTITYGAYAFFAALSFVFVLWKIPETKGMELEQTETLFVRKPKTQKS, from the coding sequence GTGAGTCAGACCCAGTCGATCCCCGCGAATTCTTTCACCCTGCGCAGCCCCTTCGGTCGACGAGCCGTGGTGCTCTCGATCGCGGCGGCCGTCGGCGGCTTCCTCTTCGGATTCGACTCCTCCGTCATCAACGGCGCCGTGCAGTCCATCGAGACCGAGTACACGAAGGCTCCGACCCTCACCGGCTTCGTCGTCGCGATCGCGTTGATCGGCTGCGCGGTGGGCGCGATCGCCGCCGGCGCCCTCTCCGACCGCTTCGGTCGTCTGAAGGTCATGATGATCGGCGCCGTGCTGTTCTTCGCGTCGTCCATCGGGTCGGCGCTGACGTTCAGCGTGCTCGACCTCACCATCTGGCGCGTGATCGGCGGGCTCGGCATCGGGATCGCCTCGGTGGTGGCTCCGGCCTACATCGCCGAGGTGGCCCCGCGTCAGATCCGCGGCAGCCTGGCGTCGTTGCAGCAGCTGGCGATCACGCTCGGCATCTTCGCCGCCCTGCTCAGCAACGCCGTCCTGGTCGGCATCGCCGGTGGCACCGCCGACAACCAGCTCTGGTGGGGGCTCGAGGCCTGGCGTTGGATGTTCCTCATCGGTGTGGTGCCGGCAGCGGTCTACGGTCTGCTGGCCTTCACGATGCCCGAGTCGCCGCGCTTCCTGCTCGCGCGCGGGCGCACCGACGAGGCGCGGGCCGTCTTCGCCCGCCTCGTTCCCCCGGCCGACCTCGAGAAGACCCTCACCGAGCTCACCAACGGCCTCGAGGCCGACCGCCGCAACAAGAGCGCGTCGCTCGCGGGCAAGGCCCTCGGACTGCAGCCGATCGTCTGGATCGGCATCATCCTGTCGGTGTTCCAGCAGTTCGTCGGCATCAACGTGATCTTCTACTACTCCACGAGCCTGTGGCGGGCGGTCGGCTTCGACGAGAGCAACTCGCTGCTCATCGGCGTGATCACCTCGGTGACGAACGTGCTCGTGACCCTGATCGCCATCTGGCTCGTCGACCGCGTCGGCCGCAAGCCCCTGCTGCTGGTGGGCTCGGCGCTGATGGCGCTCTCGCTCGGCACGATGGCCCTCGCGTTCTCGTTCGCCACGGGCTCGGGGCAGGACGTCTCGCTCCCGGGCGCCTGGGGTCCGGTCGCGCTCGTCGCCGCCAACCTCTTCGTCGTCGGGTTCGGCGCGTCGTGGGGACCGCTCGTGTGGGTGCTGCTCGGCGAGATCTTCCCCAGCCGCATCCGCGGCAAGGCCCTCGGCGTCGCCGCCGGCGCGCAGTGGCTGGCCAACTTCCTCGTGTCGTGGACCTTCCCGCAGCTCGCCGACTGGTCGCTCACGATCACGTACGGCGCCTACGCGTTCTTCGCGGCGCTGTCGTTCGTCTTCGTGCTGTGGAAGATCCCCGAGACCAAGGGCATGGAACTCGAGCAGACCGAAACGTTGTTCGTGCGCAAGCCGAAGACGCAGAAGAGCTGA
- the rsmA gene encoding 16S rRNA (adenine(1518)-N(6)/adenine(1519)-N(6))-dimethyltransferase RsmA has translation MPVSLLGAAEIRRLAADLGVTPTKKLGQNFVVDANTVRKIVHVAGVSASDRVVEIGPGLGSLTLAILETGASVVAVEIDHRLAERLPSTAAAHDVPADRLTVIDADALRVQSLPGEPEILVANLPYNVSVPVLLHFLETFPYLRSGVVMVQAEVGERLAAPPGSKVYGAPSVKAAWYGRWRLAGTVSRQVFWPVPNVDSVLVAFERDADVRGSEEHRRRTFQIVDAAFQQRRKMLRQALSAVLGGTAAEASAQLERAGVDPTLRGEQLTVEDYARIAAL, from the coding sequence ATGCCCGTTTCCCTGCTCGGTGCCGCCGAGATCCGCCGGCTCGCCGCCGACCTCGGCGTCACCCCCACCAAGAAGCTCGGGCAGAACTTCGTCGTCGACGCCAACACCGTGCGCAAGATCGTCCACGTCGCCGGGGTCTCGGCATCCGACCGTGTCGTCGAGATCGGTCCCGGGCTCGGTTCGCTCACCCTCGCGATCCTCGAGACCGGTGCCTCGGTCGTGGCCGTCGAGATCGACCACCGCCTCGCCGAGCGTCTTCCCTCCACCGCCGCAGCGCACGACGTGCCCGCCGACCGGTTGACGGTCATCGACGCCGACGCCCTGCGCGTGCAGTCGCTGCCGGGGGAGCCCGAGATCCTGGTGGCGAACCTGCCCTACAACGTCTCGGTGCCGGTGCTGCTGCACTTCCTCGAGACGTTCCCCTACCTGCGCAGCGGCGTCGTCATGGTGCAGGCCGAGGTGGGGGAGCGGCTCGCCGCCCCGCCCGGGTCGAAGGTGTACGGAGCTCCGAGCGTCAAGGCGGCCTGGTACGGCCGGTGGCGGCTCGCCGGCACCGTGTCGCGCCAGGTGTTCTGGCCGGTGCCGAACGTCGACAGCGTGCTGGTCGCGTTCGAGCGCGACGCCGACGTACGCGGCTCCGAGGAGCACCGGCGCCGCACGTTCCAGATCGTGGATGCCGCCTTCCAGCAGCGTCGCAAGATGCTGCGCCAGGCGCTGTCGGCCGTGCTGGGCGGAACCGCGGCCGAGGCATCGGCCCAGCTCGAGAGAGCCGGCGTCGACCCCACGCTGCGGGGCGAGCAGCTCACGGTCGAGGATTACGCCCGCATCGCCGCCCTCTGA
- a CDS encoding phosphodiesterase produces MRYAEYPRAERVLLHLSDTHLRAGGSRLYDRVDAEAYLARAVASIEASGIRPQALVFTGDLADFGEADAYDRVRALVDPLAERLDARVVWVMGNHDDRATFRSHLLPDDGADPAAPVDRVDEFDGLRIVTLDTSVPGAHHGEVSAAQLAWLADVLATPAPLGTVLAMHHPPVPSVLDLAASVELRDQRSLADVLRGTDVRAILAGHLHYSTFATFAGIPVSVASATCYTQDLMVPAGGTRPQDAAQGFNTVHIYDETIVHSVVPLAATEALQYVDAAESQRRLHDAGILVPSARELSGRVSPPTTPLPILR; encoded by the coding sequence ATGCGTTACGCCGAGTATCCCCGCGCTGAGCGAGTGCTCCTGCACCTGAGCGACACCCACCTGCGTGCGGGAGGAAGCCGGCTCTACGACAGGGTCGACGCCGAGGCGTATCTCGCCCGAGCCGTCGCGTCGATCGAGGCGTCCGGCATCCGGCCGCAGGCGCTCGTCTTCACGGGCGACCTCGCCGACTTCGGTGAGGCCGACGCGTACGACCGCGTCCGCGCGCTCGTCGACCCCCTCGCCGAGCGCCTCGACGCCCGCGTCGTCTGGGTGATGGGCAACCACGACGACCGCGCCACCTTCCGCTCGCACCTGCTGCCCGACGACGGCGCCGACCCCGCGGCGCCCGTCGACCGCGTCGACGAGTTCGACGGACTGCGCATCGTCACGCTCGACACCTCGGTTCCCGGCGCGCACCACGGCGAGGTCAGCGCCGCGCAGCTGGCCTGGCTCGCCGACGTCTTGGCGACACCGGCCCCGCTGGGCACCGTGCTGGCGATGCACCACCCGCCCGTGCCGAGCGTGCTCGACCTCGCCGCCTCGGTCGAACTCCGCGATCAGCGGAGCCTCGCCGACGTGCTGCGCGGCACCGACGTGCGGGCGATCCTCGCCGGTCACCTGCACTACTCCACGTTCGCCACCTTCGCCGGCATCCCGGTGTCGGTCGCCTCGGCCACCTGCTACACGCAGGACCTCATGGTGCCCGCCGGGGGAACCCGGCCGCAGGACGCCGCGCAAGGCTTCAACACCGTGCACATCTACGACGAGACGATCGTGCACTCGGTCGTGCCGCTGGCAGCCACCGAAGCCCTGCAGTACGTCGACGCCGCCGAGTCGCAGCGACGCTTGCACGACGCCGGGATCCTGGTCCCGAGCGCGCGGGAACTCAGCGGACGGGTGTCGCCGCCGACGACGCCGCTGCCGATCCTGCGCTGA
- a CDS encoding stealth conserved region 3 domain-containing protein, giving the protein MRPMVPLSIDADPWRALLSRSDIRMHDGILHVIDDTAPPAVAERDDLLTAAAAIEAAGVRVMLVRDANRRPKLVVDTADAIAAIAALCDPDLGPVYLKARGEDPVPAHSVVPAPGTVQAYAVFRPRTSSEGSYRYGAALAPRLELWRFGKTTIEAPRPSALTRRRFAAADLDLVEVERYGRTWTTVSGMFDPHPNEFTADVDMVFSWVDGSSSEFQRQRAARMQGYVVGDGDDNAARYRQVDELRYALRSVHMYAPWVRRIFIATDSPTPEWLADHPKVTIVRSEEFFADPSVLPTHNSHAVEAQLHRIPGLAEHFLYSNDDMFFGRPVTPELFFSGGGVSRFVESGVRIGSGPSHVDRSGHDNALRVNRALLKEHFNRVITLDLEHCATPLRRSVAFELEQEFAEDYARTAASRFRSATDISVTNSLYHHYALATGRAVITTQPRTRYVQTTQLDSLRTMERLVSRRDTDMFCLNDGSVPEIPEEVRVPALRACLERYFPVAAPWEKPSVSAGSAAASSAATPVR; this is encoded by the coding sequence ATGCGCCCGATGGTCCCCCTGTCGATCGACGCCGATCCCTGGCGCGCCCTGCTGTCCCGGTCCGATATCCGGATGCACGACGGCATCCTGCACGTCATCGACGACACCGCCCCTCCCGCGGTCGCGGAACGCGACGATCTGCTCACCGCGGCCGCCGCCATCGAGGCCGCGGGCGTGCGGGTGATGCTCGTTCGCGATGCCAACCGTCGCCCCAAGCTCGTCGTCGACACCGCCGACGCGATCGCCGCGATCGCTGCCCTGTGCGATCCCGATCTCGGTCCGGTGTATCTGAAGGCACGCGGCGAAGACCCCGTTCCGGCGCACAGCGTCGTGCCCGCACCCGGGACCGTCCAGGCCTACGCCGTCTTCCGCCCCCGCACCTCGTCGGAGGGCTCGTACCGCTACGGCGCGGCACTGGCTCCCCGCTTGGAGCTGTGGCGTTTCGGCAAGACGACGATCGAAGCGCCCCGCCCGAGCGCCCTGACCCGACGTCGCTTCGCCGCCGCCGATCTCGACCTGGTCGAGGTCGAGCGGTACGGCCGCACGTGGACGACGGTGTCGGGCATGTTCGATCCGCACCCCAACGAGTTCACCGCCGACGTCGACATGGTCTTCTCGTGGGTCGACGGCTCGTCGAGCGAGTTCCAGCGTCAGCGCGCCGCGCGGATGCAGGGCTACGTGGTGGGCGACGGCGACGACAACGCCGCCCGCTACCGCCAGGTCGACGAGCTTCGGTATGCGCTTCGGAGTGTGCACATGTACGCCCCGTGGGTGCGTCGCATCTTCATCGCGACCGACTCCCCCACGCCCGAGTGGCTCGCCGACCACCCCAAGGTCACCATCGTGCGCAGCGAGGAGTTCTTCGCCGATCCCTCGGTGCTCCCCACGCACAACTCCCACGCCGTCGAAGCCCAGCTGCACCGCATCCCCGGGCTCGCCGAGCACTTCCTTTACAGCAACGACGACATGTTCTTCGGTCGTCCGGTCACTCCCGAGCTGTTCTTCAGCGGCGGGGGCGTGAGCCGGTTCGTCGAGAGCGGCGTCCGCATCGGCAGCGGCCCGTCGCACGTCGACCGCTCCGGACACGACAACGCCCTGCGGGTGAACCGCGCCCTGCTGAAGGAGCACTTCAACCGCGTCATCACGCTCGACCTCGAGCACTGCGCGACGCCACTGCGCCGCTCGGTGGCCTTCGAGCTGGAGCAGGAGTTCGCCGAGGACTACGCGCGCACCGCCGCCAGCCGGTTCCGTTCGGCGACAGACATCTCGGTGACCAACAGCCTGTACCACCACTACGCCCTGGCGACGGGTCGCGCGGTCATCACCACGCAGCCGCGGACACGGTACGTGCAGACCACGCAGCTCGACTCGCTGCGCACGATGGAGCGCCTGGTCTCGCGACGCGACACCGACATGTTCTGCCTCAACGACGGCAGCGTGCCCGAAATCCCCGAAGAGGTGCGCGTTCCCGCCCTGCGCGCCTGCCTCGAGAGGTACTTCCCGGTCGCCGCTCCGTGGGAGAAGCCGTCGGTCAGCGCAGGATCGGCAGCGGCGTCGTCGGCGGCGACACCCGTCCGCTGA